A segment of the Panicum hallii strain FIL2 chromosome 1, PHallii_v3.1, whole genome shotgun sequence genome:
ATTTACcattagggcctgtttggcagagctcctaGAGCAGCTTTCAGGCTGAATCCAGAAGAAGCTCTGCCTAACAGTTTTTTACATAGAAATGATTCTAAGCTGATTCCGTGATCTCTAAAATTAACTGAAGGGCTCAGAGCTGAAAATAGTAGCTTCTCCTGATTCACTTCCCGCTCAAAATCACTTCATACTTATTTAACCTAGAGAATCATAGAGTATCACTTTCAGACACTGAATCACTTCTCTCATAGGACCACTTCACCCAACGAATCGGAAGCAGGAGCTCcaccaaacaggcccttactGTCTCAACAGAAAGTACATTTAGTTTTATAATTGTTTGTCTAGCACTAAATTGAGTGGTTTTGCTATGGAAGGCTCAAAAGACAGTCCCAAACAGGGGTAACTAGAAAGTTGTATATAGAATGCTGGTATCAATGTGTACAACATCACAAAGTTCTACTTAGGAAGCTGCTAGTTCAACTAACAGTTTGACATTTCCCAGCTGACAAATACATTAGACCAAACTTTGATGTGAATTAGAATCAGAATCAAGCAATGCTAAAACAATTTTACCAAGACAATGAAATGTTGTCTTTATGAATTATGAGATTCTCTATGACACAAGATACTTAGAGATAAAATGACTGAGCACACAGGAGATACCACTATCAACTAACATGGAtgattcttgaaaatttaagtTTAAACAACTACACAAATATGTTATGCCAAAATAAgttatcatcaacataaatagATTGGTACGAACAGAGACATTAACAAGTCCAAAGTCATGAAAGGCAGATGTATGTGACATGTGATGTAATACTATTACAATCAACTACAAAGAACACACAAGCATTGTGGCTTCCTTTCATTTAACTCAAACAAGTTACTAATAACTTAAGAAATGAACATTTCCAATCGATAGAATATGatggaatgcatatattccTGTTTGTTAAACATGACCCACTTTCAGCTTAAAAGATGGATAGAATGAAAAAAAATGGTGCACTTACCTCCGCACAGAGCTCCTCAATCTCATGACGGAGCTTGAGAACATATTCAGAGCTGATATCCATGTTGTTTAGCGCAGTCGCAATCTCCTCACCAGTCTTCTGgactccaacaccaccaaggaAGAGCTTAGCACCCAAATTTGGCTCCCGCATCCTCCACTGTAGTGCCTCCTGATACTCATTGCTCAGAAGGCTCGTTGCCCCACTAAGCACAGCAAGAACCGAGTTTATACTTGCAGTGGATGCAGCCCGACGGCAGCAACTCTGCAGTACATAGAATACGTCGTCCACCATTGAGGTTGTGAGACCATCTGGTATAGGCTCATCAATCCGTATGGCTTTCCTTACATTCTCCACCATGAAAAACTCCTCAAAGATCACATAGAACCCAGTCAGATCCTGCTCCATTTTATTAAAGCTACCATTACGGAAGGCCTTCATCGCCTGCGGCCCAAGTTCGGGCTTGACATCTCTCAATCCACGGATCTTATTCACCATAAATTCAGTGTAGTCTTCTCCAAGCTGTGTTAATGCAAGAATCTCCTCAAGATAAAGCTCAATTTCCCTGGGATCAGGCCCTTCGTTACCTCCAGCAGCACTGGCCATGGAACCCACAACTGAAAGGAGGTTCTTCATATAGGAGTTTATATCCGATGCAAGACGTGCGAGCTTCCTGTAATCAGCATACTGGCGTAGGATCTGGCTGCCCCGCGAATCACACTCCTCCTGCAGCTCAATGATGGCATAAGCAACACCATCTTCACCCCTGAGCTCACGAAGCACAGCATCATTCTCCTCAACAGCGAGCACAATGTCCTTGAAGAGACGAGTGAGGCAGCCGACAAAATCTGGCCGCTCAGAGGTTGGCTGGGTTGCAGACGTGAGCTCAGCGAGGTGCTCAAAGTCTGCACGGGCGCGGAGAGCGACCACCTTCTTCAGGTAAGCGACGTAGACCTGGAGTCCCTCATCAGCGAGCGCGAGGAGTGGGAATAGGCGAACGAGTCGGAGCACGGCAGGGTGGTCCTGTGCGTCGACCGCAGTCGCGAGCCTCCGTCGCGCGAGCCCCTCGAGGCGGCGCTTGATGTCTAGCAGGTCGCGGCGGAGGTCATCGTCGGTGGGGAACCGTGCGTCGATGGTGAGGAATTCGTGCACGGCTGTGGCGGCAGCGACAAGATCGTCGGCGGCCAAGGCCCGCCGCGCTGCTTCGAGCGCGCGGGACCGATCAAGCGCAGCCTCGGCGCGCGCCAGCGCGGCGTCCGCCCTGGAATGCGCCGCGTCGAGGTGGCGGACACGGGAGGAGAGCGCGTCGGCAAGCGCCGCTGTGGAAGAAGAGGACTCCTTAAGCGCGGCGGCGTCCGAGGCCGCAAGCGAGAGCAGCGGCGGGGCCGAGCGGAGgagagaggcggcggcgcagtcGATGTCGGCGCGGCGGGCGAGGAGAGAATCGAGGCGGGCGTCGAGGGCGCGCTGGTAGGCGACGCACTCGTGGAGGAGGCGGGTGGCAGCGCCAGCGTCAGTCAGCGCGCGGAGCGCGGCGAGGCAGGCCGGGTCGCCGAAGTCGAGGGACGGCTGCGCGTCAGCGGATGAGGGGTCCGGGGCCACGATGACCtccgggcggcgcggggagcgCGGGGTGGGAGAGGGTGACGGcaccgccatggccgccgcagCGGTGCAAATCGGCGAGATCTCGGTCGGGGATGCACGGGATCTGGAGGTGCGGGGCTCGCTGCTGTGGGTGGGGTGGAAGGACTTGCGGAGGGGGAGCTCGGGGCTGACGGGATCTGAGCGGAAGGAGGAAGGCGATGGCGGAGGGGCGCAGGGGTGTGGCGCTGCGGAGGGGGGCCGCGGTGTCAGGCAACAACAAGCTCCATTCAGTCTCAGGCCCCCTTTGGAACCTAGGATAGGAAAAACGCAGGAACAGGAAAAACATAGGAAATTGAGATGGTAGATGTTTTGAATCCTACAGGAATTGAAACCATAGTAATTGAGATGAGAATGCCTTTGGTAGCACCATAGGAAAAATAAAGGAATCACTCTGCTTTGATTTTGAATTTGAAAGAAGCTACTAGCCGTTGCAGCAAGCTATCGGTTGCCTTGTATTTGCATGTTAGCCGTTGCCCAGCTAGCCAGCCGTTGCCTTGCTAGCTAGCTGTTGCCTTACAAGACCGTTGCCTTTGTATGCCTTTATAAAGCACTAGCTTATACATTGCAACACAAAGAAGCGAAACTTGTTTCCTTGTTCAACAAACAAAGGCAATCTGGTGAGTCACTTAGCTCTTCATGCGTACTTAACAATTTTTCTGCATATATGTTAGTCATGATGGTAGATGTTTTTCCTGTGCTTAATTCATTCCAGGCAATAGCAGTTGATAAAAGAAGCTAGCAAAGTGTTATTTTTGGTTGTCACTTTCATGGATCGAAACTATCAAAGAAGGTCACAAAATGAAGATGAGTTCATACTTTTCGTTTTCCCGACTTTAGAAAGCAGTTCATCACAACCATCTACAAAGACACCTATGCACACATCCAAACTTTTAGGAGCATCTCGTGTTCAAGAAATCTTAACTGGGCATGAGATCCTAAGTAAAAGAAATTTCCGAATGGAACTTAGTGTTTTTCATGCTTTGGTACACAAGCTTCGTGATAAACAACTCCTTACTGATTCAAGAGTTGTCTCGGTAGAAGAACAAGTTGCTATATTTTTATATGCACTAGCGAAAAATGCAAGTAATGAGACATTGGCAGATTTCTTCCAACACAGTGGAGAAACAATAAGTCGATACTTTGGAGCTGTGCTTGATGCAATTACACAGCTAACATGCATATATATTCGTCCACCGTCTCTACATCCACATCAGATCTTGAGAAGACCAAAATTTCACCCCTTTTTTCAGGTATAAACAAATATGTAATCCAGTTTTTATCTTAGAATTTCAAAATATCTATCATATGAACAGCAATGAATATTAAATTTCCTTTTATGCAGGATTGTGTTGGCTCTATTGATGGGACACATATGCCAATGATACTTCCGCAGGAACAGCAAGAACCTTATAGGAATAGAAAGCAAACAATTTCTCAAAATGTGATGCTAGCATGCGATTTTGATTTGAAGTTTGTCCACGTACATGCCGGTTGGGAGGGATCCGCTTCAGATGCAAGAGTTCTACAAGATGCACTTGATCATGGTCTAGTAGTACCACCTGGTAAATTTTTTCTTGTGGATGCTGGTTATGCAAACACAACACAGTTCCTT
Coding sequences within it:
- the LOC112899603 gene encoding conserved oligomeric Golgi complex subunit 4 — encoded protein: MAVPSPSPTPRSPRRPEVIVAPDPSSADAQPSLDFGDPACLAALRALTDAGAATRLLHECVAYQRALDARLDSLLARRADIDCAAASLLRSAPPLLSLAASDAAALKESSSSTAALADALSSRVRHLDAAHSRADAALARAEAALDRSRALEAARRALAADDLVAAATAVHEFLTIDARFPTDDDLRRDLLDIKRRLEGLARRRLATAVDAQDHPAVLRLVRLFPLLALADEGLQVYVAYLKKVVALRARADFEHLAELTSATQPTSERPDFVGCLTRLFKDIVLAVEENDAVLRELRGEDGVAYAIIELQEECDSRGSQILRQYADYRKLARLASDINSYMKNLLSVVGSMASAAGGNEGPDPREIELYLEEILALTQLGEDYTEFMVNKIRGLRDVKPELGPQAMKAFRNGSFNKMEQDLTGFYVIFEEFFMVENVRKAIRIDEPIPDGLTTSMVDDVFYVLQSCCRRAASTASINSVLAVLSGATSLLSNEYQEALQWRMREPNLGAKLFLGGVGVQKTGEEIATALNNMDISSEYVLKLRHEIEELCAEVFHAPADREKIKSCLSELGEISASFKKILQSGMEHLVASVAPRIRPVLDTVATVSYELDDAGYGENEVNDPWVQKLILAVNTNVAWLQPVMTSNNYDSFVHLIIDFIVKRLEVIMMQKRFSQLGGLQLDKEVRSLINHFSEMSQRPVRDKFSRLSQMSTILNFERVSEILDFWGDNAGHLTWLLTPAEVRRVLGLRIDFRPEAIAALRL